The following are encoded in a window of Providencia rettgeri genomic DNA:
- a CDS encoding YcbX family protein — translation MITLSRLYTHPVKSMRGVRLSHAFADISGLTFDRNFMVTTLEGKFITARKYPQMLLFTPVMLNNGLYLRAPNGESATVLYQDFDDKQSPTEVWGNHFHALIAPDAINRWLSTFFDEPVQLRWLSPQLSRRVKGHQDVPMSFADGYPFLLINEASVQELQRRCPAGIKLEQFRGNLIITGAKPFEEDTWKTIQIGEVIFTLDKPCSRCILTTVSPEKGIKHPNSEPLATLQTFRSDEKGDVDFGQNMIIQNTGIVRVGDILTVLETKPAKQYLTQERDNDLSGQNVQSQINKVSLVFDEIEYEGDNQNVILEQLELHGLNIPYSCRAGICGRCKIKLVSGEVTPLKQSAVSENGYILACSCIPKTALKLAFK, via the coding sequence ATGATCACGCTTTCGCGCCTTTATACACACCCAGTAAAATCCATGAGAGGGGTGCGTTTATCTCATGCCTTCGCTGACATTAGCGGTTTGACTTTTGATCGTAATTTTATGGTAACCACGCTGGAAGGTAAATTTATTACGGCGAGAAAATACCCACAAATGTTATTATTTACACCGGTTATGCTCAATAACGGTCTTTACCTCAGAGCGCCCAATGGTGAAAGTGCAACAGTATTGTATCAGGACTTTGACGATAAGCAGAGCCCTACTGAAGTTTGGGGTAATCATTTTCATGCACTTATTGCACCAGATGCAATAAACCGTTGGTTAAGTACCTTTTTTGATGAGCCAGTTCAATTACGTTGGTTGAGTCCACAACTTTCTCGCCGCGTTAAAGGGCACCAGGATGTGCCGATGTCTTTCGCTGATGGTTACCCTTTTCTCTTAATTAATGAAGCTTCCGTTCAAGAACTGCAACGCCGTTGCCCTGCTGGTATTAAATTAGAGCAATTTCGTGGAAACTTAATTATTACGGGTGCAAAACCCTTTGAAGAAGACACATGGAAAACCATTCAAATTGGTGAGGTGATTTTTACTTTAGATAAGCCTTGTAGCCGCTGTATTCTTACAACGGTGAGCCCAGAAAAAGGCATTAAACATCCGAATAGCGAACCCTTAGCGACACTACAAACTTTTCGTTCAGATGAAAAAGGCGATGTCGATTTTGGGCAAAATATGATCATCCAAAACACGGGGATCGTTCGTGTTGGTGACATATTAACCGTGTTAGAAACGAAACCAGCCAAGCAATATTTAACTCAAGAAAGAGACAATGATCTTTCAGGGCAAAATGTACAATCTCAAATTAATAAAGTCAGCTTAGTTTTCGACGAAATCGAATACGAAGGCGATAACCAGAATGTGATCTTAGAGCAACTGGAATTACACGGTTTAAATATTCCCTATTCGTGTCGAGCAGGAATTTGTGGCCGATGTAAAATTAAATTAGTGTCTGGTGAAGTGACGCCATTAAAACAAAGTGCGGTTAGCGAAAATGGCTATATATTAGCTTGTAGCTGCATCCCTAAAACGGCGCTAAAATTGGCATTTAAGTAA
- a CDS encoding cell division protein ZapC, whose product MNIKPDDHWRWYFDHDHDRVMLDLANGMIFRSCFPAKMLTVFARNEMPFSIEDAGEFYLFDEQAKRLNITQEERAELVLNCLVAHRFLKPQMPKSWYFTTFHAINTPKQGQIIQVCLENSHHYFTFIIAEAGSCASLCLLAEPVLELPDRILRFCDPIKIMNDRMLEYSSKAKRQLYGNVV is encoded by the coding sequence ATGAATATTAAACCAGATGATCATTGGCGTTGGTATTTTGATCATGACCATGACAGAGTGATGCTAGATCTCGCCAACGGCATGATATTTCGTTCATGTTTTCCAGCTAAAATGCTGACGGTATTTGCCCGTAATGAAATGCCATTTAGTATCGAGGATGCTGGGGAATTTTATTTATTTGATGAGCAAGCTAAACGATTAAATATAACGCAAGAGGAAAGGGCTGAATTAGTGCTTAATTGCCTTGTTGCTCATCGTTTTTTAAAACCGCAGATGCCTAAAAGTTGGTATTTCACTACATTCCATGCGATTAATACGCCAAAACAAGGGCAGATTATTCAAGTTTGTTTAGAGAATAGTCATCACTATTTTACGTTTATTATTGCAGAAGCGGGTTCATGTGCCAGTTTGTGTTTATTGGCAGAACCTGTATTGGAATTACCAGATCGTATTTTAAGATTTTGCGATCCAATTAAGATCATGAATGATCGTATGCTTGAATATTCATCTAAAGCCAAACGGCAGTTATATGGAAATGTGGTTTGA
- the asnS gene encoding asparagine--tRNA ligase, producing MIVAPVVDVLQGRVAVGSEVTVQGWVRTRRDSNAGFSFLAVYDGSCFNPLQAIINNNLQNYNDEVLHLTTGCSVEVTGTVKESPGQGQSFELEASAVKVVGWVEDPDTYPMAAKRHSVEFLREAAHLRPRTNLIGAVARVRHTLAQSIHRFFDEQGYFWVSTPIITASDTEGAGEMFRVSTLDYNNLPRNDKGEVDFSEDFFGREAFLTVSGQLNGEAYATALSKVYTFGPTFRAENSNTSRHLAEFWMVEPEVAFANLDDVAGLAEKMLKFAFKAALTERRDDLEFFAQRVDKDVITRLESFINSDFAQVDYTDAIKILETCGQKFENPVYWGVDMSSEHERYLAEQHFKAPVVVKNYPKDIKAFYMRLNEDGKTVAAMDVLAPGIGEIIGGSQREERLDMLDARLEEMGMNKEDYWWYRDLRRYGTVPHSGFGLGFERLVAYVTGVSNVREVIPFPRTPRNAAF from the coding sequence ATGATAGTAGCGCCTGTAGTCGACGTACTGCAAGGCCGTGTGGCGGTAGGCTCTGAAGTCACCGTTCAAGGCTGGGTACGTACAAGGAGAGATTCAAATGCGGGTTTTTCTTTCCTCGCCGTATATGACGGCTCATGCTTTAATCCGTTACAGGCTATCATTAATAATAATTTACAAAATTATAATGACGAAGTCCTGCATCTCACTACGGGTTGTTCCGTTGAAGTCACCGGGACGGTAAAAGAGTCTCCAGGTCAAGGTCAATCATTTGAATTAGAAGCCAGCGCAGTCAAAGTCGTTGGTTGGGTTGAAGATCCTGACACCTACCCAATGGCGGCAAAACGCCATAGCGTTGAATTTTTACGTGAAGCGGCCCACTTGCGCCCACGCACTAACTTAATTGGTGCTGTTGCCCGTGTTCGCCACACCTTAGCACAATCTATCCATCGCTTCTTTGATGAGCAAGGTTACTTCTGGGTTTCAACGCCAATCATTACTGCTTCCGATACCGAAGGCGCCGGAGAAATGTTCCGTGTCTCCACTCTGGATTACAACAACTTACCGCGTAATGATAAAGGGGAAGTGGATTTCAGCGAGGATTTCTTTGGTCGCGAAGCATTTTTAACCGTTTCAGGGCAGCTAAATGGTGAAGCCTACGCAACGGCACTGAGCAAAGTGTATACCTTTGGGCCAACATTCCGCGCTGAAAACTCTAACACCAGCCGTCACTTGGCGGAATTCTGGATGGTTGAGCCTGAAGTGGCGTTTGCAAACTTAGATGATGTGGCAGGCCTTGCCGAAAAAATGCTGAAATTTGCATTTAAAGCAGCACTGACGGAACGCCGTGATGATTTAGAGTTCTTTGCACAACGGGTTGATAAAGACGTTATCACCCGCTTAGAAAGCTTTATTAACTCTGATTTCGCGCAAGTTGACTATACGGATGCCATTAAAATCCTTGAAACTTGTGGTCAGAAATTCGAAAACCCGGTTTACTGGGGAGTCGATATGTCATCTGAACATGAGCGTTATTTAGCAGAGCAACACTTTAAAGCACCGGTCGTGGTGAAAAACTACCCGAAAGATATCAAAGCCTTCTATATGCGCCTCAATGAGGACGGTAAAACGGTTGCTGCAATGGATGTTCTCGCACCGGGTATTGGTGAAATCATCGGGGGCTCACAGCGTGAAGAGCGTCTGGATATGCTAGATGCTCGCCTTGAAGAAATGGGAATGAATAAAGAAGATTACTGGTGGTACCGTGATCTGCGCCGTTACGGCACTGTGCCTCACTCAGGTTTCGGCCTTGGTTTTGAGCGCCTAGTTGCCTATGTAACAGGTGTTAGTAACGTGCGTGAAGTGATACCATTCCCTCGTACACCAAGAAACGCAGCCTTCTAA
- the pncB gene encoding nicotinate phosphoribosyltransferase — protein MNLDATPIITSLLDTDAYKLHMQQAVFHRYYQVPVVAEFRCRSSELLGVYADKIRQQVQLMEHLSLTDDEFTFLRRLPFFQEDYLSWLKTFRFKPEQVTVSSNEDGQLAIRISGPWREVIMWEVPLLALVSEIVQRDRHPEITPDDAVSQLKKLLTIFYAQANENQLDLSGFKLMDFGTRRRFSYTVQSAIVSMLKKEFPYLIGTSNYKLAHELDLIPVGTQAHEWFQAHQQISPELANSQREALQSWLDEYPNHLGIALTDCITMDAFLRDFDIDFAKRYQGLRHDSGDPIEWGEKAIAHYQKLGIDPMSKTLVFSDSLDLQKALDLYRYFHQRINLVFGIGTRLTCNIPHVTPLNIVIKLVECNGKPVAKLSDSPGKTICEDDEFVNQLRKAFDLPKMEKAS, from the coding sequence ATGAATTTAGACGCTACACCGATTATTACATCACTGCTCGATACCGATGCTTACAAGCTTCATATGCAGCAGGCAGTTTTCCACCGATACTACCAAGTACCGGTTGTTGCTGAGTTCCGCTGTCGTAGCAGTGAACTCCTAGGCGTCTACGCCGATAAAATTAGGCAACAAGTTCAGTTGATGGAACATTTGTCCCTCACCGACGATGAATTTACATTTCTACGCCGCTTGCCTTTTTTCCAAGAAGACTACCTCTCTTGGCTAAAAACATTCCGTTTTAAACCTGAACAAGTCACTGTTTCTTCTAATGAGGATGGACAACTTGCCATTCGCATTAGTGGCCCGTGGCGCGAAGTGATCATGTGGGAAGTCCCACTCCTCGCCCTTGTCAGTGAAATTGTCCAACGAGATAGACACCCCGAAATCACGCCAGATGACGCGGTTAGCCAACTCAAAAAACTGTTAACTATTTTCTATGCTCAAGCCAACGAGAACCAATTAGACTTGTCTGGCTTTAAATTAATGGATTTTGGTACTCGCCGCCGCTTCTCTTACACGGTGCAATCAGCCATTGTTTCCATGTTGAAAAAAGAGTTTCCTTATCTTATTGGCACCAGTAACTACAAACTGGCCCATGAGCTTGATTTAATCCCTGTAGGTACACAAGCACACGAATGGTTCCAAGCGCACCAACAAATTAGCCCTGAGTTAGCCAATAGCCAACGGGAGGCTCTGCAAAGCTGGTTAGATGAATATCCAAATCATCTGGGTATTGCGTTAACGGACTGTATCACCATGGATGCCTTCTTGCGCGACTTTGATATTGATTTTGCGAAGCGCTACCAAGGATTGCGCCACGATTCGGGCGATCCGATCGAATGGGGTGAAAAAGCCATTGCTCACTACCAAAAATTAGGTATTGATCCAATGAGCAAAACACTGGTGTTTTCCGATAGCTTAGACCTACAAAAAGCGCTCGACTTATACCGCTATTTCCATCAACGGATCAACCTTGTGTTTGGCATTGGCACACGGCTAACCTGCAATATTCCTCATGTTACGCCGCTGAATATTGTGATCAAACTGGTCGAATGCAACGGCAAACCTGTCGCTAAGCTCTCTGATAGCCCAGGCAAAACCATTTGTGAGGACGATGAGTTCGTTAACCAACTCAGAAAAGCCTTTGACCTCCCTAAAATGGAAAAAGCCAGCTAA
- the pepN gene encoding aminopeptidase N, which translates to MTQLRQAKYRQDYQAPDYTITEIDLDFNLDPVKTVVTAVSKVKRINPQSSTLELHGEDLSLVSIEIEGKAWSDYQQSEGKLIIKSLPEAFTLRIVNEISPEKNTALEGLYVSGEALCTQCEAEGFRHITFYQDRPDVLARYTTTITADKTRYPYLLSNGNRIAEGELENGRHWVKWEDPFPKPSYLFALVAGDFDVLKDTFVTRSGREVALELFVDKGNLDRAPWAMQSLKNAMKWDEDRFGLEYDLDIYMIVAVDFFNMGAMENKGLNVFNSKYVLAKSETATDKDYLNIESVIGHEYFHNWTGNRITCRDWFQLSLKEGLTVFRDQEFSSDLGSRSVNRINNVKVMRAAQFAEDASPMAHPIRPEKVIEMNNFYTLTVYEKGSEVIRMIHTLLGEEMFQAGMQLYIHRHDGSAATCDDFVQAMEDASNVDLSLFRRWYSQSGTPVLTVRDEYSPEKQQYTLHVSQMTPPTLDQTEKHALHIPLDIELYDEEGAVIPLKRDGSAVNSVLNVTQETQSFVFDEVPSQPVPSLLREFSAPVKLDYHYTDEQLAFLMQHASNEFSRWDAAQQLINNYAKINVTKYQKGEALILPESVIDAFRAVLLSESVDPALAALILTLPSENEIAELFTVIDPVAIHEVVNFIHHRLANEMSDEFLAVYRSINIDGYRVDHQDIAKRSLRNVCLQYLASNDDVAMANKLVEEQYKNADNMTDSLAALTAANEAQLPCHAQLMADFDERWHHDGLVMDKWFTLQGSSPAKGTLSKVRQLLNHRSFSMSNPNRVRSLVGAFTAGNPVNFHAEDSSGYQFLYEILVDLNTRNPQVASRLIEPLIRLKRYDEKRQAQMRKVLEQLKALDNLSGDLFEKITKALES; encoded by the coding sequence ATGACCCAGTTAAGACAAGCGAAATATCGTCAGGATTATCAAGCACCTGATTATACGATTACAGAGATTGACCTCGATTTTAACCTTGATCCTGTTAAGACAGTGGTAACCGCAGTGAGTAAGGTAAAGCGTATTAACCCACAATCTTCCACTCTTGAACTGCATGGTGAAGATTTATCATTGGTGAGTATTGAAATTGAGGGTAAGGCGTGGAGCGATTATCAACAATCTGAAGGTAAATTGATTATCAAATCATTACCTGAAGCTTTTACGCTGCGTATTGTGAATGAAATTAGCCCTGAAAAAAATACCGCGTTAGAAGGCTTGTATGTATCGGGAGAGGCGTTATGTACGCAATGTGAGGCTGAAGGCTTTCGTCATATTACCTTTTATCAAGACCGCCCAGATGTATTAGCACGTTATACGACAACTATTACAGCAGATAAAACACGTTATCCTTATCTTTTATCAAATGGTAACCGTATTGCAGAAGGCGAATTAGAAAATGGTCGCCATTGGGTTAAGTGGGAAGACCCATTCCCAAAACCCAGTTATTTATTTGCATTAGTCGCAGGTGATTTTGATGTATTAAAAGATACTTTTGTCACCCGCAGTGGTCGTGAAGTCGCATTAGAACTGTTTGTTGATAAAGGTAATTTAGACCGTGCCCCATGGGCGATGCAATCGCTTAAAAACGCCATGAAATGGGATGAAGATCGCTTTGGTTTAGAGTATGACCTTGATATATATATGATTGTCGCCGTTGATTTCTTTAATATGGGCGCAATGGAAAATAAAGGTTTGAACGTTTTTAACTCCAAGTATGTTTTAGCGAAAAGTGAAACGGCAACAGATAAAGACTACCTAAATATCGAATCTGTGATTGGTCATGAATATTTCCATAACTGGACAGGTAACCGTATTACTTGTCGTGACTGGTTCCAATTAAGCTTAAAAGAGGGGCTAACCGTTTTCCGAGATCAAGAATTTAGCTCCGATTTAGGCTCCCGTTCAGTGAACCGCATTAATAACGTTAAAGTCATGCGTGCGGCACAGTTTGCTGAAGATGCAAGCCCAATGGCGCACCCAATCCGCCCTGAAAAAGTGATAGAAATGAACAATTTCTATACATTAACAGTCTACGAAAAAGGATCTGAAGTTATTCGCATGATCCACACGTTACTGGGCGAAGAAATGTTCCAAGCGGGTATGCAACTGTATATTCATCGCCATGATGGTAGTGCAGCGACTTGTGATGATTTTGTACAAGCAATGGAAGATGCCTCAAATGTCGATCTGTCTTTATTCCGTCGCTGGTATAGCCAATCGGGGACGCCAGTATTAACCGTTCGTGATGAATATTCGCCTGAGAAACAGCAATATACACTGCATGTTAGCCAAATGACGCCCCCAACGTTAGATCAAACCGAAAAACATGCTCTGCATATTCCACTGGATATTGAGCTATATGATGAGGAAGGGGCGGTCATTCCATTAAAACGTGATGGTAGTGCAGTGAATTCTGTGCTTAATGTTACCCAAGAAACGCAATCCTTTGTATTTGATGAAGTCCCAAGCCAGCCAGTGCCCTCATTATTACGCGAGTTTTCAGCACCGGTTAAATTAGATTATCACTATACCGATGAACAATTAGCGTTCTTGATGCAGCATGCGAGTAATGAATTTTCACGTTGGGATGCGGCGCAACAACTGATTAATAACTACGCAAAAATCAATGTGACTAAGTACCAAAAAGGTGAAGCACTTATTTTACCCGAGTCTGTGATTGATGCTTTTCGTGCAGTTTTATTGAGTGAGTCAGTCGATCCTGCGTTAGCGGCATTGATCTTAACGCTTCCATCAGAAAATGAAATTGCTGAACTATTTACAGTAATCGATCCTGTTGCCATCCATGAAGTGGTTAATTTTATTCATCATCGATTAGCCAATGAAATGTCTGATGAATTCTTGGCTGTATACCGTTCGATTAATATTGACGGTTACCGTGTCGATCATCAAGACATTGCGAAACGGTCGTTACGTAACGTCTGTTTGCAATATTTAGCGTCGAATGATGATGTTGCGATGGCGAATAAACTGGTCGAAGAGCAGTATAAAAATGCAGACAATATGACCGATTCGCTGGCGGCATTAACGGCAGCTAATGAGGCCCAATTACCTTGCCATGCTCAATTGATGGCTGATTTTGACGAACGTTGGCACCATGATGGCTTGGTGATGGATAAGTGGTTTACATTGCAAGGTTCAAGCCCTGCAAAAGGCACGTTATCGAAAGTGCGTCAGTTGTTAAATCACCGTTCATTCAGTATGAGTAACCCGAACCGTGTTCGCTCGTTAGTTGGAGCATTTACCGCAGGCAACCCAGTTAACTTCCACGCAGAGGACAGCAGCGGTTATCAGTTCCTGTATGAAATTCTGGTGGATCTGAATACACGCAATCCACAGGTCGCTTCTCGCTTAATTGAACCACTCATCCGTTTAAAACGTTATGATGAAAAGCGTCAAGCCCAGATGCGTAAGGTGCTTGAACAATTGAAAGCGTTAGACAACCTTTCGGGTGATTTATTTGAAAAAATCACTAAAGCATTAGAAAGCTAA
- the rlmKL gene encoding bifunctional 23S rRNA (guanine(2069)-N(7))-methyltransferase RlmK/23S rRNA (guanine(2445)-N(2))-methyltransferase RlmL: MNFLFASTARGLEELLKTELEALGASQCKVTQGGVYFQADERVMYQSLLWSRLASRILLPLNDFDVYSDLDLYLGVQAIDWSEIFSVNDTFVVHFTGTNDEIRNSQYGALKVKDAIVDSFVRKLDQRPNVARQQADIRINVYLNKEKVSVALDLSGDPLHIRGYRDLAGQAPLKETLAAAIINRSGWQQGTPLVDPMCGSGTLLIEAAMMATDKAPGLHRNHWGFYAWSKFNAELWRELTTEAQVRFRQGLKENTSRFYGFDIDKRVLEMARANARRAGLQDVITFSQGDAAALENPVKTDTVGTIISNPPYGERLESEPALIALHSQLGRVVKTRFPGWRLSIFSASPELLSCLQLRSEREFKAKNGPLDCVQKNYQLAATPSETVAEISPDFANRLRKNLKKLTKWAKQQGIESYRVYDADLPEYNVAVDIYGDKVVIQEYAPPKTVDERKARQRLFDVITATMNVLELTSNQLVLKTRQRQKGKQQYEKLAQKNDFFLVQEYNAKMLVNLTDYLDTGLFLDHRIARRMLGEMSKGADFLNLFCYTGTATVHAGLGGAKSTTSVDMSRTYLEWAEKNLQANGLTGRQHRLIQADCLSWLANSNEQFDLIFIDPPTFSNSKRMDGTFDVQRDHVQLITHLKRLLRRGGTVMFSNNKRGFKMDMDAIAALGLQAQEITAKTLSEDFARNRQIHNCWLIRHAE, from the coding sequence ATGAATTTTCTGTTTGCCAGCACAGCTCGTGGCCTAGAAGAACTACTGAAAACGGAACTGGAAGCACTTGGTGCTAGTCAGTGTAAAGTGACCCAAGGGGGCGTCTATTTTCAGGCCGATGAACGGGTCATGTACCAAAGTTTACTGTGGAGTCGGCTGGCGTCGCGTATTTTATTGCCATTGAATGATTTTGATGTGTACAGCGACCTAGACTTATACCTTGGTGTACAGGCAATTGACTGGTCTGAAATTTTTTCTGTTAATGATACGTTTGTTGTGCATTTTACAGGCACCAATGACGAAATTCGTAACAGCCAATACGGTGCCTTAAAAGTGAAAGACGCGATTGTCGACAGCTTTGTGCGCAAATTAGATCAGCGCCCAAATGTTGCACGTCAACAGGCGGATATTCGCATCAATGTGTACCTAAATAAAGAAAAAGTCAGTGTTGCGTTAGATTTAAGTGGCGATCCGCTGCATATTCGTGGCTACCGTGATTTAGCGGGGCAAGCGCCATTAAAAGAAACGTTAGCCGCTGCAATTATTAACCGTTCAGGTTGGCAGCAAGGAACCCCATTAGTTGACCCAATGTGTGGTTCGGGGACGTTATTAATTGAAGCCGCTATGATGGCAACAGATAAAGCGCCAGGGTTACATCGCAACCATTGGGGCTTTTATGCATGGTCGAAATTTAATGCTGAATTATGGCGAGAGTTAACCACTGAGGCACAAGTGCGTTTTCGCCAAGGCTTAAAAGAGAACACATCACGGTTTTATGGTTTCGATATCGATAAACGTGTGTTGGAAATGGCTCGTGCCAATGCGCGTCGCGCAGGCCTACAAGATGTGATTACATTTAGCCAAGGTGACGCGGCTGCGTTGGAAAACCCAGTTAAAACAGATACGGTAGGGACTATTATCAGTAACCCGCCATATGGTGAACGTTTAGAGAGTGAACCGGCATTAATTGCGCTGCATAGCCAATTAGGGCGCGTGGTTAAAACGCGCTTTCCAGGCTGGCGTTTGTCGATTTTCAGCGCGTCACCTGAATTATTGAGCTGCTTACAATTACGTTCAGAGCGTGAGTTTAAAGCGAAAAACGGCCCATTAGATTGCGTACAAAAAAATTACCAATTAGCCGCTACCCCTTCTGAAACTGTTGCAGAAATTTCCCCAGACTTTGCTAACCGCTTACGTAAGAACTTGAAAAAACTAACTAAGTGGGCAAAGCAGCAGGGTATTGAAAGCTATCGTGTTTATGACGCTGATCTACCTGAGTATAATGTTGCAGTCGATATTTATGGCGACAAGGTGGTGATCCAAGAATATGCACCACCAAAAACTGTGGATGAACGTAAAGCACGTCAGCGTTTATTTGATGTGATCACCGCAACCATGAATGTGTTAGAACTGACGTCAAATCAGTTAGTGTTAAAAACACGTCAGCGCCAAAAAGGCAAACAGCAATACGAAAAGTTGGCACAAAAAAACGACTTTTTCTTAGTGCAAGAATACAATGCCAAAATGTTGGTAAACCTAACAGACTACCTCGATACGGGGCTATTTTTAGATCACCGCATCGCGCGTCGCATGTTAGGCGAAATGAGCAAAGGTGCTGATTTTTTAAACTTATTTTGTTATACCGGTACGGCAACGGTGCATGCAGGCTTAGGCGGGGCGAAAAGCACGACATCCGTCGATATGTCTCGAACGTACCTTGAATGGGCTGAGAAAAACTTACAAGCGAATGGGTTAACAGGGCGTCAACATCGCTTAATTCAGGCCGATTGTTTAAGTTGGTTGGCAAACAGCAATGAGCAATTTGATCTGATCTTTATTGATCCGCCAACATTTTCCAATTCTAAGCGCATGGATGGCACATTTGATGTGCAACGTGACCATGTGCAATTGATTACACATTTAAAACGATTATTACGCCGCGGCGGAACAGTTATGTTCTCAAACAACAAACGCGGTTTCAAAATGGATATGGACGCAATCGCAGCGCTAGGACTACAAGCACAAGAAATCACTGCGAAAACGCTTTCTGAAGATTTTGCACGTAATCGTCAAATTCATAACTGCTGGTTAATTCGCCACGCAGAGTAA
- the pyrD gene encoding quinone-dependent dihydroorotate dehydrogenase, which produces MLYHLARKALFQFDPEKAHEITFRQLQRLNHSPFQCLIRQSIAIKPTQCMGLSFKNPLGLAAGLDKDGECIDAFGAMGFGFVEIGTVTPRPQPGNDKPRLFRLVAAEGIINRMGFNNKGVDNLVENVKKSNYGGIIGINIGKNKDTPVEHGKDDYLICMDKVYAHAGYIAINISSPNTPGLRSLQYGEALDDLLSGIKAKQLELQSLHNKYVPVAVKVAPDLSEEEIIQVTDSLVRHNIDGVIATNTTLDRSLVQGLDHCNEMGGLSGRPVQLKSTQVIKLISRELNGKLPIIGVGGIDSLTAAREKMQAGASLIQIYSGFIYHGPKLIKDIVNHI; this is translated from the coding sequence ATGTTATATCACCTTGCCCGCAAGGCACTATTCCAGTTCGACCCCGAAAAAGCGCATGAAATCACTTTTCGCCAGCTTCAACGTTTAAACCATTCACCTTTTCAATGTCTTATTCGCCAATCTATCGCCATTAAACCAACCCAATGTATGGGACTTTCTTTTAAAAATCCACTTGGGTTAGCTGCGGGATTGGATAAAGACGGTGAATGTATTGATGCGTTTGGTGCAATGGGGTTTGGGTTTGTTGAAATTGGTACTGTAACACCACGTCCTCAGCCAGGAAATGATAAGCCAAGACTTTTTCGCTTAGTTGCAGCGGAAGGGATCATTAACCGCATGGGTTTTAATAATAAGGGTGTCGATAACCTTGTTGAGAATGTCAAAAAATCCAATTATGGCGGTATCATTGGAATTAATATTGGTAAAAATAAAGATACCCCTGTAGAGCATGGTAAAGATGATTACCTTATTTGCATGGATAAGGTGTATGCACATGCAGGCTATATTGCCATTAATATCTCATCACCAAATACACCGGGTTTGCGTTCATTGCAATATGGTGAAGCACTGGATGATTTATTAAGTGGTATAAAAGCAAAGCAATTAGAACTACAATCGTTACACAATAAATATGTTCCAGTGGCTGTTAAAGTTGCGCCCGATTTATCTGAAGAAGAAATTATTCAAGTGACAGATAGCCTAGTGAGACATAATATCGATGGTGTTATCGCAACGAATACCACACTAGATCGCTCTCTGGTTCAAGGGTTAGATCACTGCAATGAAATGGGCGGACTCAGTGGACGTCCTGTTCAATTAAAAAGTACTCAAGTGATTAAACTTATTTCTCGCGAATTAAATGGTAAGCTTCCGATTATTGGTGTGGGTGGAATTGATTCATTAACAGCAGCGCGTGAAAAAATGCAAGCAGGTGCTTCATTAATTCAAATTTACTCTGGTTTTATTTATCATGGCCCAAAATTAATTAAAGATATTGTCAATCATATCTAG